The Toxorhynchites rutilus septentrionalis strain SRP chromosome 1, ASM2978413v1, whole genome shotgun sequence genome contains the following window.
CCACAATCCGTCAATCCGCCGAAAacaatgtgttgaaaataataaaaagcattatttttttcttttcatactgaaaatattgattaaaagacggaacaataaaaaaatgttcaaaagacGGAGAATTTCCGGTTCAATTCATATGCACATCATCAAAGTATagtcgcagcaaaaatagttatcgacgtgaaaactatttcataaaaacgcgccctgttttctgattcgacaccattactgaaaaacgtaatcctacgtcaagaaATAGACAATGATTTCTTAGGCTTTCGCGATTATTACACATACGAATtaatgatttaaaataaaacaatcaGTATAGCTGATGTAGATGGTAGATTTATGTTTGAATGCGAAGGGCTGAAGGAATGACGCTAGGGCAAAGAAGCGAACACAAATTTTTGGTCAGTGCGTGGACGGATTAGCCCGAATTGAACGAACGAATTTGTATTATTTGCAgaataatcacacacgaattGTAACACGATTTGAAACACATACATGTATGCAAATTTTGGATAGCAACCACACAATATGCCCGCTGTGGGAGGAAAGCAGCAGCGTCATCAAAGCCTGCTTCGACCGAAGCGCTTCCTCCGTCGAGAGCTCAGTGTAGAAACCTCCAAGCATGCTCTTGTGATGAGTCGGCAGTTTACACGTAACAAACAACAAAAACGACAATAAATTGATCGATATTCGTGGCCAATTGACAACCACAACAACCGCCGGTGCGCTACTGgtttcgctttgaaaatttgtGTGAACGTAGATGCTTCCCTGTCCAGCGATACGCGTGAACCCGACAACGTTTTCCCATCATAATCATCAGTATAAAATTTAAGTATAAACCTTCGCCACCACCAAATTAATTTACGTTAAAATCCAAACATATTGCAAATGCTATGCTGATCGAATGGCGCGCGGCCGTTGTCGAACTCGCCGCCACCACCATCGCCAATATCAGTAGTGTTTGTTGTATAGGCCATCGTTTCTCCCGCAGTGTCTGGATTGTTGCTGCTGTTATTCCTACCCGATCTACTGAGTCTCTCATCGACATCGACTCCGTCAACTTCACTTCTTAAGGATACTACTCTGCTGTCGCTGTCGCTGTCACTATTGAGGCGTCACTCCTCGTCCTTACCCTTGGCCTCACCGTCGGGTTTAATTTCCTCCACCTTAGACGGGGCGacagccgccgccgccgccgttgTCGCTTCGCTGCTCGATTTGCTTTCCTTTTTCGGCGATCGTGGTGCCGGAGCGGTAGTAATGGTAGCAGTAGCGGCTGGCGCAGATGCAGATTCCGTTGCCGAGGGAGTCGAGGTGTCGTTAGGTGTTTCCTCTTCCTCATCGGAGTAGCTGGTCGGTTCCTCGCCTGGCTTGAGCAGGCGGCCAACGAAGACGTATTTTTCTAAAAGTGGTTCACAAAATAAGATTCTTTCATGAACGGTTGAACGCTACCCACCTTTGAATTGCATTTCCCACTCCCGCACCGATTCCATCTCCATCGGGGAGAGATCACTTAGGTCGTCATAGTCCTTCTCGTTGCAGGACACGCTGAACGTGGCGAGACCACGGGAAGCATCACGTCCACCGAATGCAGCGTATGGTCCACCTTTggaacagagaaaaaaaatcgaacattagaACCTTGTGCAAAAACAACACTATGAATCACCAAAACAAAACACACGAAATCGAAAACAATCGCCGCTCGGTGAAATGTAACTGATGTGCGCGCGATAAGCGCTAAACGTTAATTTTAGAGAATGCAGCACCCGAAAGCATCAGCAACGCGATTCGTCACTTGGACACGGATGAGAATAATCATTGGTTCATCGTCACGcccgatgatgacgatgatcgaGGTTGGGAAGTTAATTTCTCTAACGCCGAATCATGGCGCTGTTTGGGAAGTGTAGCACTTCGGAGGAAAAAAAAGCGTTAGGAACAACGAGATCGAGTACGATACGTTGCGTGGTTCGGTATTTAAACACCACTTTagtatattgtgaaaaattggCCAGCGATAGACACATCTTAGATAACGTTTAGTATCACAGTCAGACAGGCGATTGCAAAACAACAGTATCTTATCGCGCCTGTCGATTATTTCGAGCCTGTAATGCATCACTCGAAATGTGGACAGACATGTATAGGGGAGGGAATACTAATTCAATTGTATCTGGATTAACAAAtgaattatttgtttgagaaaccctcataaacgccatttttatgaaaattgactttttgacaGATTTTTAGTCCTTGAGGGTACCAACATCGactataaaaatttcaaaaaaagttaGTTCTACGAACCGCCTTAAATTGGAATTGCAGATATTCATTTTTTCGAGAAGCCTCATAAGTCCATGGTTCTAAAGCACAAAGAACACTAAGATTAATTGCAGGCAAAGTCCCCTAGTACTTATCAAGTACTTTTCATATATTAGGTAACGcaaaaagtatttcaaaatatCCTCTATCTTCCTCCACAACGTATTTTTATATTACTTATGCATTAAGAGTAAAACAAACAATCCACTAAATCCACCAACTTTAAAACGCGTATATTTTGAGCTTAAGATGTTATAttcagtgttgtaaacggtcgacatttctctcaaccatcgCATACTGCTCTTGCGCGAGAGTCACGGCTCAATATGTGTTGCGAATGTGaccaagaatgcattgctcggttcCAACAGTCACCTCAGAAAAAAAACGCACAGCTGCAAACACGACcatcaattgaacgtttatataTTCTCTCTTTAGTCGAACGTACCCAGCAGAgcggtgaaaatatgctatttccattctaccattcgtgctcataaccatcctttaattccggctaatatgactgtagttttaatgtcatttgacattaaaactgcagtggtatGCATTCTTTTTCGctctttattctgcattcaagcgtagctgcacgCATTGGCCAGCTCACTCACCTtctcactcacacatccataaACGATGGATGATGTTTAGACGGATTACTTGGATCAAAACAACCGAAAAACTctcccctatcaagtgcgaatgtgttgaatgaacgtttttagcggtgagcgttccccgtgaacactgttgtttaattacgggaCGAGGAATAGCTAATGAATGAGACgggaaacaaaaccaaatgtcatatgacattttcgaGTCGATGGTACTATGACTGTTCatgttatgatgttcattaatgacacagcacatacgtctccatgaaTAGTCATACGATGGTAACCATTAGCAAGACTGGTTATATTGTTGAAATAGTGGccccaaataacatgttttggGTCTAATAGTCGAACCTCATACCAACAAATTGGAGGACCAGGTCAAAATTTTGAGAACagttttttgtcgttttctcgCAAGAGCCTCAAATAGAC
Protein-coding sequences here:
- the LOC129764390 gene encoding membrane-associated progesterone receptor component 1-like; amino-acid sequence: MAEESILTESGTMDPAGSITTEEQVGFLASIVNEIIYSPLNVVLVGVITFLVYKIFHSRQQPASSPPPEPELPRLRQDMTAAELRKYDGNQPDGRVLVAVNGNVYDVTKGKRFYGPGGPYAAFGGRDASRGLATFSVSCNEKDYDDLSDLSPMEMESVREWEMQFKEKYVFVGRLLKPGEEPTSYSDEEEETPNDTSTPSATESASAPAATATITTAPAPRSPKKESKSSSEATTAAAAAVAPSKVEEIKPDGEAKGKDEE